A stretch of the Dehalococcoidales bacterium genome encodes the following:
- the rpsO gene encoding 30S ribosomal protein S15: MDSQTKANIINEFKLHEGDTGSTEVQIAVLTARIKQLTRHMINNKHDNHTKRSLLMLIGQRRRLLTYLNKEDVNRYKSLIERLGLRK; the protein is encoded by the coding sequence TTGGACAGCCAGACAAAGGCAAACATCATCAATGAGTTTAAGCTTCACGAAGGCGATACAGGCTCAACAGAGGTGCAAATAGCTGTTTTAACTGCCAGAATCAAGCAGTTGACACGCCATATGATCAACAACAAACACGACAATCATACCAAGCGCAGCCTGCTTATGCTTATCGGACAGAGAAGACGTTTACTCACCTATCTCAATAAAGAAGATGTAAACCGCTATAAAAGCCTTATCGAGCGACTCGGCTTACGCAAATAA
- a CDS encoding DUF503 domain-containing protein yields MNIGVCKLKLRLAENMSLKGKRQVIKPIIALVKNKYNVSIAEVEDNNLWQIATIGFSFVSNDSKYTDEVITAIINFINSGRFEVEIINQEIEIIPF; encoded by the coding sequence ATGAACATAGGAGTTTGTAAATTAAAGCTCAGGTTAGCCGAAAATATGTCGCTAAAAGGCAAACGGCAGGTTATTAAACCGATTATTGCCCTGGTTAAAAACAAATATAACGTTTCGATTGCCGAAGTTGAAGATAATAACCTGTGGCAGATTGCGACAATCGGGTTTAGTTTTGTTAGCAACGATTCAAAATATACCGATGAAGTAATTACCGCGATTATTAATTTTATTAACAGCGGCCGTTTTGAAGTTGAAATAATCAATCAAGAAATTGAAATTATTCCTTTTTAG
- a CDS encoding DEAD/DEAH box helicase, which yields MDTSLFIKHIKAQPEYCEQLVHLEHIPSREALYAETENPLNPDIEATLKKKRIYPLYLHQTQAIDSVRRGENVMVVTPSASGKSLCYNIPVIEEIIADPSARALYLFPTKALAQDQLSKLHYMFSPQFIDKEKAVTFDGDTPQAERAEIKKQARIVLTNPDMLHVGILPNHEDWLRFLRNLKFVIIDEAHSYRGVFGSHVALVLRRLRRICNKYEANPQFICCSATVDNPCEHIENLVGVPFNIVNEDGAPHGPKDFAFWNPPLTDPLKGIRRSSNSEATNLFTELVRHNIRTLTFARTRRLTELIFKYSKQKLDELSPHHSQRIKPYRAGYLPEQRRQIERELLNGQLMGVVATNALELGIDIGDLDATVLTGYPSTIASTWQQAGRSGRGGQLSLSFLVGLDNPLDQYFMRNPDAFFKKSFENALINPQNHYILRDHLLCAAWELPLKLSDNYYFGSTFSEALAELESCGLMRQRHSRRYLSPSINYPAQGVNIRSASADSFILIDTQTNSVLETVEAGLAIMQVHPGAIYLHQGNPYLVTSLDIEAGIAKCEPTNSDYYTVTKDLTDLTVLKKLKEKKCGNIDVCLGEVEVITVVTGFKKKAQYSEEILGEEPLDLPPQRLRTIALWFDITSAELEVLEKEGLDPAGGLHAVEHAAIGILPLFAMCDRNDIGGVSTINHIDTGKAQVFIYDAYPGGVGISEKGYDLITDLWQATFNVVNNCPCQDGCPACIQSPKCGNNNNPLDKNAALHILKDLL from the coding sequence ATGGATACGTCGTTATTTATTAAGCACATCAAGGCACAACCCGAATATTGCGAGCAGCTGGTTCATTTGGAGCATATCCCCTCACGTGAGGCGCTCTATGCCGAAACAGAAAATCCGCTCAATCCCGATATTGAGGCAACGCTCAAGAAAAAACGGATTTACCCGTTGTATTTACATCAGACACAGGCAATCGACAGCGTTCGCAGGGGCGAAAATGTTATGGTTGTAACCCCCAGCGCCAGCGGGAAAAGCCTTTGTTATAATATCCCCGTTATTGAAGAAATTATTGCCGACCCTTCCGCCCGTGCTTTGTACCTTTTCCCCACCAAGGCGTTAGCCCAAGACCAGTTATCAAAACTGCATTATATGTTTAGCCCCCAATTTATCGATAAGGAAAAAGCGGTTACTTTTGACGGCGACACACCGCAAGCGGAACGCGCCGAAATTAAAAAACAGGCTCGCATTGTGCTTACCAACCCCGATATGTTGCATGTCGGGATTCTGCCGAACCATGAGGATTGGCTTAGGTTCTTACGTAACCTTAAATTCGTAATAATAGATGAGGCGCACAGTTACCGGGGTGTTTTCGGCTCGCATGTGGCGCTTGTTTTGCGCAGGCTCAGACGAATTTGCAATAAGTACGAAGCCAACCCGCAATTTATTTGCTGTTCCGCTACTGTTGATAACCCCTGCGAGCATATTGAAAATTTGGTGGGGGTACCTTTTAATATTGTTAACGAAGACGGGGCTCCGCACGGACCCAAGGATTTTGCTTTTTGGAATCCGCCGCTTACCGATCCTTTAAAAGGCATCAGGCGCAGCAGTAACAGCGAAGCCACCAATCTTTTTACCGAGCTTGTGCGGCATAATATCCGCACATTGACCTTTGCGCGAACGCGCCGTTTAACGGAATTAATTTTTAAATATTCAAAACAAAAGTTGGATGAATTGAGTCCGCACCATTCTCAAAGAATAAAACCTTATCGTGCCGGTTATTTGCCCGAGCAAAGGCGGCAGATTGAGCGTGAATTATTAAACGGGCAATTAATGGGGGTTGTTGCCACCAACGCCCTGGAATTGGGCATCGACATCGGTGATTTGGATGCCACGGTGCTTACCGGCTACCCCAGCACGATTGCCAGCACTTGGCAGCAAGCCGGAAGGAGCGGCAGGGGCGGGCAGCTTTCACTTAGTTTTTTGGTGGGCTTGGATAACCCCCTTGACCAATATTTTATGCGCAATCCGGATGCTTTTTTTAAAAAAAGCTTTGAAAATGCACTTATTAACCCTCAAAATCATTACATATTAAGAGACCATTTGTTATGTGCCGCCTGGGAATTACCGCTTAAACTATCCGATAATTATTATTTTGGCAGTACTTTTTCTGAGGCACTGGCCGAATTGGAATCCTGCGGCTTAATGCGACAAAGACACAGCCGTCGTTACCTTTCTCCTTCAATTAACTATCCCGCTCAGGGTGTTAATATTCGTTCGGCTTCGGCGGATAGCTTTATTTTAATCGATACGCAGACCAATTCGGTTTTGGAAACCGTTGAAGCCGGGTTAGCGATAATGCAAGTACACCCCGGGGCAATTTATCTCCATCAGGGCAATCCGTATCTGGTAACCTCATTGGATATTGAAGCCGGGATTGCCAAATGCGAACCGACAAACAGTGATTATTATACCGTTACCAAGGATTTAACCGATTTAACCGTTTTAAAAAAATTAAAAGAGAAAAAGTGCGGAAACATTGATGTTTGTTTGGGTGAAGTTGAGGTGATTACGGTGGTAACCGGGTTTAAAAAGAAGGCGCAATACAGCGAAGAAATATTGGGAGAAGAACCGCTTGATTTACCGCCGCAACGCCTGCGTACAATAGCGCTTTGGTTTGATATAACAAGCGCCGAGCTGGAAGTTTTAGAAAAAGAAGGCTTGGATCCTGCCGGCGGGCTGCATGCCGTAGAACACGCCGCAATCGGCATATTGCCGCTTTTTGCAATGTGTGACAGAAACGATATCGGTGGGGTGTCGACAATAAATCATATCGATACCGGTAAGGCACAAGTCTTTATTTACGATGCTTATCCGGGTGGGGTGGGTATTAGTGAAAAAGGATATGATTTAATTACCGACTTATGGCAAGCAACATTTAATGTCGTAAACAATTGCCCTTGTCAAGACGGGTGCCCCGCTTGTATTCAATCCCCCAAATGCGGAAACAACAATAATCCCCTCGATAAAAATGCCGCTCTGCATATTTTAAAAGATTTGCTATAA
- the lgt gene encoding prolipoprotein diacylglyceryl transferase, translated as MIKIGVDPIIFSIGPFHPGWYGLMISFAILFVVFWTAYEIKKGARVTYDNLLTAAIVAIPMGVIFARLMHVIDRWDYYSQHLNRIIGGEGLSIYGGIIGALFGIWLYSKFSKFNFGHLLDIIVPGVAVGQAIGRVGCILNGCCYGDNTTVPWGIEYTNPNSYGYGAGIVHPTQAYEIIFMLLLFTLLYKLRGKLKPDGALAMVYFGAYALWRFFIDFIREGTPFLFGLHQAQVIAIVILIIVVALAIKNRVSFVIKKDTKIEKEGELGN; from the coding sequence ATGATAAAAATTGGTGTCGATCCGATAATATTCTCCATAGGGCCTTTCCATCCCGGTTGGTACGGTCTGATGATATCCTTTGCCATTTTATTTGTCGTTTTTTGGACGGCCTATGAAATTAAAAAGGGCGCCCGCGTTACTTATGATAACTTGTTGACGGCGGCTATTGTTGCTATTCCGATGGGTGTAATTTTTGCCAGGTTAATGCATGTTATTGACCGCTGGGACTATTACAGCCAGCATTTAAACAGGATTATCGGCGGAGAAGGTTTATCCATTTACGGGGGCATAATCGGAGCCCTCTTTGGAATATGGCTTTACAGTAAATTCAGCAAATTTAACTTTGGGCATCTCTTAGATATAATTGTCCCCGGTGTTGCCGTCGGGCAAGCCATCGGGCGTGTGGGTTGTATATTAAACGGATGCTGTTACGGTGATAATACTACCGTTCCCTGGGGGATTGAATACACCAATCCCAACAGCTACGGATACGGCGCCGGCATTGTGCATCCGACGCAGGCTTACGAGATTATTTTCATGCTTTTACTGTTTACATTGCTTTACAAACTGCGCGGAAAATTAAAGCCTGACGGGGCTTTGGCAATGGTTTATTTTGGAGCCTATGCTTTATGGAGGTTCTTTATCGATTTTATTCGCGAAGGAACGCCGTTTTTATTTGGCTTGCACCAGGCGCAGGTAATTGCCATTGTTATTTTAATTATTGTTGTTGCGCTGGCAATAAAAAATAGAGTAAGCTTTGTAATCAAAAAGGATACAAAAATAGAGAAAGAAGGCGAACTTGGAAACTGA
- a CDS encoding inorganic diphosphatase, protein METDNEKEELVFEVLIEIPKGSRNKYEFDKKRRMIKLDRMLFSSVHYPSDYGYFPETLALDGDPLDALVLVGEPTFPGCLVDVKPIGLFKMWDEKGPDEKILCVPINDPMWNYLETLDDVPPHLLREVEHFFRVYKDLEKKKTGVEGWNRDIDETLKIIAEAQERFKQSESV, encoded by the coding sequence TTGGAAACTGATAACGAAAAAGAAGAACTTGTTTTTGAGGTTCTAATCGAAATACCGAAGGGCAGCCGTAACAAATACGAGTTTGATAAAAAGAGGCGGATGATTAAATTAGACCGTATGTTGTTCTCGTCGGTGCATTATCCCAGCGACTACGGCTATTTCCCGGAAACTTTAGCCTTAGACGGTGATCCGTTGGATGCGCTGGTGCTTGTCGGTGAGCCGACATTCCCCGGCTGTTTGGTTGATGTCAAGCCGATTGGGCTGTTTAAAATGTGGGATGAAAAGGGGCCGGATGAAAAAATTCTTTGTGTCCCGATAAACGACCCGATGTGGAACTATCTGGAAACACTGGATGACGTCCCGCCTCATTTGCTGCGCGAAGTCGAGCATTTTTTCCGGGTGTATAAGGATTTGGAGAAAAAGAAAACGGGTGTTGAGGGGTGGAACAGGGATATTGACGAAACCCTGAAAATTATCGCTGAAGCTCAGGAGCGCTTTAAACAGTCCGAATCTGTGTAA
- a CDS encoding glycerol-3-phosphate acyltransferase, producing the protein MIIFKIAVAFIAAYLLGSIPTAYIAGKLAKKIDIRTVGSHNMGAMNSFYNLGKGVGITVLAVDVLKGVAAVALADLVLDIPNLYMFICGFIVVLGHNYPVWLKFKGGKGGATAIGAIIYFIPWGILIGLTIFGIMLLITKFPTLSYGIAMICFPFVAWLVYDRPDLVLYTALLILVPFISYIPRLKEMKAKGGSWGRVIRRKNLKDRL; encoded by the coding sequence ATGATTATATTTAAAATTGCAGTTGCCTTTATAGCGGCTTACCTGCTTGGCTCCATCCCCACCGCTTATATTGCCGGTAAGTTAGCCAAAAAAATCGATATAAGAACCGTTGGCAGCCATAACATGGGTGCTATGAATTCGTTTTATAATCTTGGCAAGGGCGTTGGGATTACGGTACTGGCGGTTGATGTTTTAAAAGGGGTTGCCGCCGTAGCTTTGGCAGACCTTGTACTGGATATCCCCAACCTCTATATGTTTATCTGTGGTTTTATTGTGGTTTTAGGGCATAACTACCCGGTTTGGCTTAAGTTCAAGGGCGGGAAGGGCGGAGCAACCGCTATCGGTGCGATTATCTATTTCATTCCTTGGGGAATACTTATCGGACTTACCATTTTCGGGATTATGCTCCTTATTACCAAATTCCCGACTTTAAGTTACGGGATTGCGATGATCTGCTTCCCCTTTGTTGCATGGCTGGTTTACGACAGGCCGGATTTAGTGCTGTACACGGCATTACTAATACTGGTGCCCTTTATAAGCTATATCCCGCGCCTTAAAGAAATGAAGGCCAAGGGCGGCAGTTGGGGGCGGGTAATTAGGCGTAAGAATCTTAAAGACAGGCTTTAA
- the recJ gene encoding single-stranded-DNA-specific exonuclease RecJ — protein MKHLRWNLFPPVPHGHPINDCEFPPLIRQLMYNRGITEPQAIESFTAADKRLSGDSQLLPDIHQATGRIYQGLLSGEKIAVYGDFDVDGITGTAVLVEGLKALGGNVIPYIPHRIKEGHGLNSSALDYLRKEGVSLVITVDCGVTGISQVKKAKRQGLDIIITDHHTPLGELPNAIAVVDPKREDSKYPFTELAGVGVAYKFLEALYNGMGKEKDVENYLDLVALGTVADMMPLLGENRYLVKEGLKVMSKNCRPGIKEMATLAGINIESIGTEEISWSLAPRLNAAGRLQNALTSYKLMVTDSTEEAQELALALEEQNVERQRITALSLAKAREQVEAKGETPIIIASDPDHPPGVIGLVAGRLSELFYRPSVVIKIGEKASNGSCRSIPEFNIIKALDECHDLLSDFGGHARAAGFTMPTKNLSKLEERLNQMAGEQLEGLDLRPRLDIDAKVKFSQLGGRTYQLLQTLAPFGMGNPVPTFVSHDVEVIDCQTMGNNGGHLRFRLRQNNVNWEAVAFGFGKCFKNIHSHIDIVYNLRLECWRGEERLRLNILDIAT, from the coding sequence TTGAAACATCTTCGCTGGAATCTCTTCCCGCCAGTACCGCACGGTCATCCGATTAATGATTGTGAATTCCCTCCTCTAATTAGACAATTAATGTATAACCGCGGGATAACCGAACCGCAAGCAATAGAATCTTTTACCGCGGCGGATAAGCGTCTTTCCGGAGACTCTCAACTGTTACCGGATATCCATCAGGCAACCGGCAGGATTTACCAGGGTTTGCTTTCGGGCGAAAAAATTGCTGTTTACGGTGATTTTGATGTCGATGGAATTACCGGCACCGCCGTATTGGTGGAAGGGTTAAAGGCGCTCGGCGGCAATGTTATCCCATATATTCCCCATCGTATCAAGGAAGGGCACGGCCTCAACTCAAGCGCGCTGGATTACCTCCGAAAAGAAGGGGTATCGCTGGTTATTACGGTTGATTGCGGCGTAACCGGTATTTCTCAGGTCAAAAAAGCTAAAAGACAAGGGCTTGATATTATTATTACCGATCACCACACCCCGCTGGGAGAACTGCCGAATGCAATCGCCGTTGTTGACCCCAAAAGAGAGGATTCAAAGTACCCGTTTACGGAACTGGCAGGGGTCGGCGTTGCTTATAAATTTTTGGAAGCCCTTTATAACGGAATGGGCAAAGAAAAAGACGTTGAAAATTATCTTGATTTAGTTGCCTTGGGAACCGTTGCCGATATGATGCCTCTTTTAGGGGAAAACCGTTATCTGGTTAAAGAGGGATTGAAGGTAATGAGTAAAAACTGCAGGCCGGGGATTAAAGAAATGGCAACGTTAGCCGGTATCAATATCGAAAGTATCGGCACCGAAGAAATATCGTGGTCGCTTGCACCCCGCCTCAATGCCGCCGGCAGACTGCAAAATGCGCTTACCAGCTATAAATTGATGGTAACCGATTCAACCGAAGAAGCGCAGGAACTGGCACTCGCATTGGAAGAACAAAACGTTGAACGCCAAAGAATAACCGCCCTTTCACTGGCAAAGGCGCGCGAACAAGTGGAAGCTAAAGGGGAAACACCGATAATTATTGCCAGTGACCCCGACCATCCGCCGGGGGTTATCGGGCTTGTTGCCGGACGGCTTTCGGAATTGTTTTACCGTCCTTCCGTTGTTATTAAAATAGGAGAAAAAGCCAGTAACGGCAGCTGCCGAAGTATTCCCGAGTTTAATATTATCAAAGCGCTTGATGAATGCCATGACCTTCTAAGCGATTTCGGCGGACATGCCAGAGCGGCCGGTTTTACAATGCCTACTAAAAATCTGTCCAAACTGGAAGAAAGACTGAACCAAATGGCCGGAGAACAATTAGAAGGGCTTGATTTGCGCCCCAGGTTGGATATCGATGCCAAAGTTAAGTTCTCCCAACTGGGAGGACGGACTTACCAATTACTGCAAACCTTGGCGCCTTTTGGAATGGGAAACCCTGTTCCGACTTTTGTAAGCCATGATGTTGAGGTTATTGATTGCCAAACAATGGGCAATAACGGCGGACATTTAAGATTCAGGCTCAGGCAAAACAACGTAAACTGGGAGGCGGTCGCTTTCGGGTTCGGTAAGTGCTTTAAAAATATACACTCCCACATTGATATAGTATACAATTTAAGACTGGAATGTTGGCGAGGAGAAGAGCGCTTGCGCTTGAATATCTTGGATATTGCGACGTAA
- the mtaB gene encoding tRNA (N(6)-L-threonylcarbamoyladenosine(37)-C(2))-methylthiotransferase MtaB: MSKKENNIKVAFDTLGCKLNQAETEALTDKFVKSGYIVVSSQDDFDIYVLNTCTVTHVADRKARHLLRMAHRRNPQAVLVAVGCYAEHSTKDLLKIDGVKLVLGNAEKMKLPQILTGLNALSFTKGSGFSADFLSNRRTRSFIAVQEGCNNFCSYCIVPYVRGREKSVPPEQIVREIKEKVASGFKEIVLTGTEIGAYNYGGLNLEGLIDIILKETPVLRLRISSLQPQEITPDLINLWENTRLCPHFHLSLQSGSDTVLKRMKRRYTTSDYLDAVNLIRSKIDGVAITTDIIVGFPCETDAEFTESYDFCQEVGFSRIHIFSYSKRRGTAASIMPNQVSPQIMKGRSDLMLKLAEETSCSFYKGFIEKEIEVLWEQAADGIWTGYSGNYIKAYTTSNKDLTNVMSRFVVQRIYEGGVWGEITEQ, translated from the coding sequence TTGAGTAAAAAAGAAAACAATATTAAAGTGGCGTTTGATACGCTGGGCTGTAAGTTGAACCAGGCGGAAACAGAAGCGCTTACGGATAAGTTTGTAAAATCCGGCTATATTGTTGTTTCATCGCAAGATGATTTCGATATTTACGTACTAAATACTTGTACCGTTACCCATGTTGCCGACCGTAAAGCGCGTCATCTTTTGCGGATGGCACACCGACGTAATCCGCAGGCTGTTTTGGTAGCTGTCGGTTGTTACGCTGAACATTCGACAAAGGACCTTTTAAAAATAGACGGCGTGAAACTGGTACTCGGTAATGCGGAAAAGATGAAATTGCCGCAAATTCTTACCGGGTTAAATGCACTTTCCTTTACTAAAGGTTCGGGTTTTTCTGCTGATTTTTTAAGTAACCGCAGAACGCGTTCTTTTATCGCTGTGCAAGAAGGGTGTAACAATTTTTGTTCTTACTGTATTGTGCCTTATGTGCGCGGCAGGGAGAAGAGTGTTCCGCCCGAACAGATTGTAAGAGAAATTAAAGAAAAGGTTGCTTCCGGTTTTAAAGAAATAGTATTAACCGGTACCGAAATCGGTGCGTATAATTATGGAGGTTTGAATCTAGAGGGGCTAATTGACATAATCCTTAAAGAAACCCCTGTTTTACGTTTGCGAATATCATCTTTACAGCCCCAAGAAATAACCCCCGATTTAATTAATCTTTGGGAAAATACAAGATTATGCCCCCACTTTCATCTCTCCTTACAAAGCGGCAGCGATACGGTTTTAAAAAGAATGAAACGTCGCTATACGACTTCCGATTATCTGGATGCTGTTAATTTAATCCGTTCAAAAATAGACGGTGTTGCAATTACCACCGATATTATTGTCGGGTTCCCGTGTGAAACCGATGCCGAATTTACCGAGAGCTACGATTTTTGCCAAGAGGTTGGCTTTTCACGCATCCACATTTTCTCGTATTCGAAACGGCGTGGAACTGCGGCAAGCATAATGCCGAATCAAGTTTCTCCGCAGATAATGAAAGGACGCAGTGATTTGATGCTGAAGTTAGCTGAAGAAACTTCTTGCTCCTTTTATAAAGGTTTTATCGAAAAGGAGATTGAGGTTCTTTGGGAACAGGCGGCAGACGGTATTTGGACCGGTTACTCCGGAAATTACATTAAGGCCTATACAACAAGCAACAAAGACCTCACCAATGTTATGAGTCGTTTTGTTGTTCAAAGGATTTATGAGGGTGGGGTGTGGGGAGAAATTACGGAACAATAA
- the queA gene encoding tRNA preQ1(34) S-adenosylmethionine ribosyltransferase-isomerase QueA, protein MKTSDFDYYLPPEMIAQTPIEPRDSSRLLVVNRLTSEISHVDHFFEISKYLKKGDVLVFNNSRVMPARLKGFKPETGGRVELLLLKRVDNGLWEALVKPGKRVKIGTQVKLCNDLLPAEQTPSVFAEITDVLDEGIRLVRFSDEQYLPLLGKMPLPPYIHEPLKNAERYQTIYADAEKTGSAAAPTAGLHFTPALLEKLQASGIKCLFTTLHVGLDTFRPVQDEDPTQHKIHFEYGYISKEVADEVSRAKQEGRRVICVGTTSVRLIEYAAGVSKNAVLDPFEGWVNLFILPGYKFFIPDAVITNFHLPKSTLLMMISAFGGTELMKRAYHEAIENNYRFYSFGDAMLIL, encoded by the coding sequence TTGAAAACCAGCGATTTTGATTATTACTTGCCGCCGGAAATGATTGCGCAAACCCCGATTGAACCCCGAGATTCATCGCGTTTGCTTGTTGTTAACCGTCTAACTTCCGAAATCAGCCATGTGGACCACTTCTTTGAGATAAGCAAGTATCTAAAGAAAGGTGACGTGTTGGTATTTAATAACAGCCGTGTCATGCCCGCACGCTTAAAGGGTTTTAAACCTGAAACAGGCGGCAGGGTTGAGCTGTTATTATTGAAACGTGTTGATAACGGGCTGTGGGAGGCGCTGGTAAAACCGGGTAAACGCGTTAAAATCGGTACTCAGGTAAAACTTTGTAACGATTTATTACCCGCGGAACAAACACCGTCCGTTTTCGCCGAGATTACCGATGTGTTAGACGAGGGCATCAGGCTTGTCCGTTTTTCGGATGAACAATACTTGCCTCTGTTGGGGAAGATGCCTCTTCCCCCTTATATTCACGAGCCGCTCAAGAATGCCGAAAGGTATCAAACAATCTACGCCGACGCCGAAAAAACAGGCAGTGCCGCTGCCCCGACCGCGGGTTTGCATTTTACGCCCGCACTTTTGGAAAAACTGCAAGCCAGCGGAATTAAATGCCTTTTTACGACTCTGCATGTCGGGTTGGATACCTTCCGCCCCGTTCAAGATGAAGATCCGACACAGCATAAAATCCATTTTGAATACGGTTATATTAGCAAAGAAGTTGCGGATGAGGTATCGCGCGCCAAACAAGAAGGCCGAAGGGTAATCTGCGTCGGAACGACATCGGTGCGCCTTATTGAATACGCTGCCGGTGTCAGTAAAAATGCTGTGCTTGATCCGTTTGAAGGGTGGGTTAATCTGTTTATTCTTCCCGGATATAAGTTTTTTATCCCCGATGCCGTAATTACCAACTTCCACCTGCCAAAATCGACACTGCTGATGATGATAAGTGCTTTCGGAGGAACGGAGCTGATGAAAAGGGCTTATCATGAAGCGATTGAAAATAATTATCGCTTTTACAGCTTTGGCGATGCAATGTTGATTTTGTAG
- a CDS encoding methylenetetrahydrofolate reductase, translating into MKKIIDIFSEKERTFSLEFFPPKTEVGIKKLYEIAEAYADLKPDWFSVTYGAGGGTRDLTLDIVDNFQKIFNIPTMHHFSCVGETKAALREKIVEMESKNINNIFALRGDPPAGDENWKPAADGCKYAYELVEMIREHGDYFSIGVAGFPECHIDCPGKELDAIYLKKKIDTGGEFVITQIFFDNKDYFDYVDRLRKIGVTARILPGIMAITNYQKLISFCKTCGASVPQRVHDIFAPLDGDDEATYQAGLEFTIQQCKDLLDGGAPGIQFFTLNKLDPIREVVENIKHYF; encoded by the coding sequence ATGAAAAAAATTATTGATATATTTAGCGAAAAAGAAAGAACATTTTCTCTTGAGTTTTTCCCGCCCAAAACCGAAGTGGGCATAAAAAAACTTTACGAAATTGCCGAGGCTTATGCCGACCTTAAGCCGGATTGGTTTTCAGTAACCTACGGTGCCGGCGGCGGAACGCGTGACCTTACACTTGATATTGTTGACAATTTCCAGAAGATTTTTAATATCCCTACAATGCATCATTTTTCATGTGTCGGTGAGACCAAAGCGGCATTAAGGGAAAAAATCGTCGAAATGGAAAGCAAGAATATCAATAATATATTTGCCCTGCGCGGTGACCCTCCGGCAGGGGATGAAAATTGGAAACCGGCAGCGGACGGGTGTAAATATGCTTATGAGCTTGTCGAAATGATTCGTGAGCACGGCGATTACTTTAGTATTGGTGTTGCCGGATTCCCCGAATGTCATATAGATTGCCCCGGTAAAGAACTGGATGCAATCTACTTGAAAAAGAAAATTGATACGGGCGGGGAATTTGTGATTACCCAGATATTCTTTGATAACAAAGATTACTTTGATTACGTCGACAGGCTCAGAAAAATCGGTGTTACGGCACGTATTTTGCCCGGAATAATGGCAATCACCAATTATCAAAAACTAATCTCCTTTTGTAAAACTTGCGGGGCGTCGGTTCCGCAAAGGGTGCACGATATTTTTGCCCCCCTTGACGGTGATGATGAGGCTACTTATCAAGCAGGGCTGGAATTTACGATTCAACAATGCAAAGACTTGTTGGACGGCGGAGCACCGGGTATTCAGTTCTTTACCCTCAATAAGCTCGACCCCATCAGGGAAGTTGTTGAAAATATTAAGCATTATTTTTAG
- the surE gene encoding 5'/3'-nucleotidase SurE: protein MNILLSNDDGILSPGIWALAKELREIAKITIVAPDREQSATGTMLTLRQPLRVQKITPLLEGTEAYAVEGSPGDSVIIGIEMIAKEKPDLVISGINQGLNTGDDILISGTVGAAMQGYLRDIPAVAVSALNYNDGNTENASKLIKIIAQKFQNKSLSNDFFLNINLPGHPISEIKGIKITRQGHKTHIDTVKEGHDGRNEYFWLVRKQHNNEFAEDTDMYALKQKYISITPLNETLFQRKATGLNEDICRELFSNCLQR, encoded by the coding sequence ATGAATATATTGCTTTCAAACGATGACGGGATTTTATCGCCGGGGATTTGGGCGCTTGCCAAGGAGCTGCGGGAAATTGCTAAAATTACGATAGTTGCCCCGGACCGTGAACAAAGCGCTACGGGTACAATGCTAACCTTGCGCCAGCCTTTGCGCGTTCAAAAAATAACTCCCTTACTGGAAGGGACAGAGGCCTACGCCGTTGAAGGCAGCCCCGGAGACAGTGTTATTATCGGAATTGAAATGATTGCTAAAGAAAAACCGGATCTTGTGATTTCGGGGATTAATCAGGGCTTAAACACCGGTGACGATATTTTAATTTCGGGTACGGTGGGAGCCGCAATGCAAGGATATTTAAGAGATATTCCGGCGGTAGCTGTTTCCGCGCTTAATTATAACGACGGGAACACCGAAAACGCCTCCAAGCTTATCAAAATAATCGCCCAAAAATTCCAAAATAAAAGCCTTTCCAATGACTTCTTTTTAAATATAAACCTACCGGGGCATCCTATTTCCGAAATAAAAGGCATTAAAATCACCCGTCAGGGGCATAAAACCCATATCGATACAGTTAAAGAAGGACACGACGGCCGGAACGAATATTTTTGGCTTGTCCGCAAACAGCATAACAACGAATTTGCCGAAGATACAGATATGTATGCCCTAAAACAAAAATATATCTCGATTACGCCTTTAAACGAAACTTTATTCCAACGCAAGGCAACCGGGCTAAACGAAGATATTTGCCGAGAACTGTTTTCAAACTGTTTGCAGCGTTAA